A stretch of Sulfuricurvum sp. DNA encodes these proteins:
- a CDS encoding Fic family protein has product MDEFVLPPLPPKFDFDTVAILKQLSKAHKALAELKGFADQIPNKEILINSLTLQEAKDSSEIENIITTQDELFEALASESHHIPDNIKEVLNYRKALRFGFTQLQHRQLLTTNDIVAIQQELSGNNAGIRKQAGTVLRNAKTGEVVYTPPQDEAMIYELLANLEKQINEPDELDPLIKMAILHYQFESIHPFYDGNGRTGRILNILYLCLEGLLDAPILYLSGYIIRNKNDYYRLLQEVRVSNAWEEWTLYMLKGIEETAVRTLTKAKAIKELVDETSNEVKTKLPKIYKRELIDAIFTEVYTKTAHVEIALDVERHAAAKYLKELEKIGILTSQKRSRIVLYINPKLYALLGEGIW; this is encoded by the coding sequence ATGGATGAATTTGTTCTACCTCCTTTGCCACCAAAATTTGATTTTGACACGGTTGCAATACTCAAACAACTCTCTAAAGCACACAAGGCATTAGCCGAATTAAAAGGGTTTGCCGATCAAATCCCAAATAAAGAGATACTCATCAATTCTCTTACGCTCCAAGAAGCAAAAGACAGTTCAGAGATTGAAAATATTATCACCACTCAAGATGAACTTTTTGAAGCTTTAGCAAGTGAATCCCACCATATTCCTGATAATATCAAAGAGGTTTTGAATTACCGCAAAGCATTGCGTTTTGGTTTTACTCAATTACAACACCGCCAACTTTTAACGACAAACGATATTGTTGCCATTCAACAAGAACTCTCCGGTAATAATGCAGGTATCCGAAAACAAGCCGGCACAGTATTACGCAACGCTAAAACAGGTGAGGTTGTTTACACTCCTCCTCAAGATGAGGCGATGATTTATGAACTGCTTGCTAACTTAGAAAAACAAATCAACGAGCCCGATGAATTAGACCCTTTGATTAAAATGGCGATACTGCATTATCAGTTTGAATCGATTCACCCGTTTTACGATGGAAATGGTCGAACTGGGCGTATCCTCAATATTCTCTATCTTTGCCTTGAGGGCTTGTTAGATGCACCGATACTCTATTTGAGCGGTTATATTATCCGAAACAAAAATGATTACTACCGCTTATTACAAGAGGTGCGAGTCAGCAATGCATGGGAAGAGTGGACTTTGTATATGCTCAAAGGTATTGAAGAGACAGCCGTTCGAACACTAACGAAAGCTAAGGCAATTAAAGAACTTGTAGATGAAACGTCAAATGAGGTCAAAACTAAATTGCCAAAAATCTATAAACGTGAACTCATTGATGCCATTTTTACCGAAGTCTATACAAAAACGGCTCATGTTGAAATTGCTTTGGATGTTGAACGACATGCAGCAGCTAAGTATCTAAAAGAACTCGAAAAAATTGGAATACTGACTTCGCAAAAAAGATCGCGAATTGTTCTCTATATCAATCCTAAACTCTATGCGCTGTTGGGTGAGGGGATATGGTAG
- a CDS encoding diguanylate cyclase, whose protein sequence is MDSFSILVVDDEPLNLKLAAQTLKDNYTVLVARSGEEALEYLKTHTVDLILLDIVMNGLSGFEVAEVLRSTSSTSYIPIIYLTSDTNPETIVKAFKTGAVDYITKPFRSEEMSVRVGNRVQTYHLQKELRNALQTNSMLLGVVDKYVAYVKVDLKGMIQNVSESFCTFLQCTKDDLIGKNINILSSSNTAAEVYKNLWETLESGQTYAGDIEDRNFVGGTNWFHVTASPDYDNKGVLNGYIAFYQNIDVQMRYKHDANTDSLTALMNRASLDKILEAEIQRAHRYSYPLSAILIDIDHFKEVNDTYGHQVGDVILKEFAKILSTNIREVDVIGRWGGEEFLIICPHTDAEGAIVIAENLRSCIEEYNFNIVGKKTASFGIAQYDSATLAENLFHQLDRALYCAKDKGRNQVVLYKEQ, encoded by the coding sequence ATGGATAGTTTTTCAATCTTGGTAGTGGATGATGAACCCCTTAATCTAAAATTAGCGGCACAAACCTTAAAAGATAATTACACGGTTCTCGTTGCTCGCAGCGGCGAAGAGGCACTTGAGTACCTTAAAACCCATACCGTAGATCTCATCTTGCTTGATATTGTCATGAATGGCTTGTCCGGCTTTGAGGTTGCCGAGGTGTTGCGCTCCACTTCATCGACTTCCTATATTCCAATCATTTATCTTACGTCGGATACCAATCCTGAAACGATTGTCAAAGCATTTAAAACCGGTGCCGTTGACTATATTACCAAACCGTTTCGATCCGAAGAGATGTCAGTGCGTGTTGGCAATCGCGTCCAAACCTATCATCTCCAAAAAGAGTTGCGTAATGCGCTCCAAACCAACAGTATGCTCTTGGGGGTCGTTGATAAATATGTCGCGTATGTAAAAGTTGACCTCAAGGGGATGATACAAAATGTCAGTGAAAGCTTTTGTACCTTTTTACAATGCACAAAGGATGACTTAATTGGGAAAAATATCAATATTCTGAGCTCATCCAATACAGCCGCCGAAGTGTACAAAAACTTATGGGAAACCCTTGAAAGCGGACAAACATATGCAGGCGATATTGAGGATCGTAATTTTGTAGGTGGGACAAATTGGTTTCATGTAACCGCTTCCCCTGATTACGATAACAAGGGAGTGTTAAACGGATATATCGCTTTTTATCAAAATATCGATGTTCAGATGCGCTATAAACATGATGCCAATACCGATAGTTTGACAGCCCTTATGAACCGTGCCAGCTTGGACAAAATATTAGAAGCGGAGATACAGCGTGCACATCGTTACTCTTATCCATTATCCGCTATTTTGATTGATATTGACCATTTTAAAGAGGTTAATGATACTTATGGACACCAAGTCGGTGATGTGATTTTAAAAGAGTTTGCAAAAATTTTATCAACCAATATCCGTGAAGTTGATGTTATCGGTCGATGGGGAGGCGAAGAGTTTCTCATCATTTGCCCCCATACGGATGCTGAGGGGGCAATAGTAATTGCAGAAAATCTCCGTTCTTGTATTGAGGAATATAATTTTAATATCGTTGGGAAAAAAACAGCTAGTTTCGGGATTGCGCAGTACGACTCTGCTACCCTTGCAGAAAATCTGTTTCATCAACTCGATAGAGCACTGTATTGTGCAAAAGACAAAGGGCGTAACCAAGTGGTGCTTTATAAAGAGCAATAA
- a CDS encoding response regulator: MKSMTSIHSNAPSIDEHHAFLTIFDNINSIVALIDGEGRMIRLNHYGQSFVGYTQEEVASVPYFWERFLPVSMHGKVKSIIENAQKGIIVDRFQNSWISRSGEERIFEWSNMLVQKSDGSMEYLATIGIDITEQEKQKLETQRQKEEFETIFNISRDGIAVLDLQTNFLEFNDAYLEMTGFSREELRTKSCIELSMPEDHDRAVTALNTVLEKGSLDYFEKRCRVKDDKVITISMSLALLPDKKRILISTKNITEQNAKNEQIKLDAIKLEIAAKSAEMGIWTWNFASDTLEWNKQMYSIYGIESQSQNNPYEMWLGALHPDDRAKAQSEVQYAAAFDGKFDTVFRILKHSSNEIAYIKASGICQFDKQGKKIAMIGTNIDITEQKLYEEKLNTAIKASREANKAKSEFLANMSHEIRTPLNGVIGLNNLMLNTNLTSTQKEYMTKAQQSSKALLSVINDILDYSKIEAGKLNFENRSFSIEEVLRSSSDLFEYSIAQKSLEFHIDIDPSIPLTLEGDPLRLGQIFNNLIGNAVKFTDQGDIIVRVKSLSKSTKEILLECSVSDSGIGISEQEQLRLFSPFSQSDASNTRKYGGTGLGLAISKQLSELMGGKIWLESTPGIGSTFYFTVKLRMRYGSEGRPHLSYLNHLRFLVVDDNELERELIGSMLQSWGALAIVCASGKEAIERMMSETFDYLIIDWKMPELDGLDVIKKVQQMSNGSFVNIIMVTAHVKEELHKAALDKQITLEKVLYKPVTPSVLLESIGDSGRLKPVKEPIHQRDFFVKGSVLVVEDNEINQLVIRDLLELFGATVEIAENGLIGIQKVKENQYDLVLMDLQMPVLDGISAARGIREFNKTVPIIALSAAVMEQDKKSTIESGMNGHLSKPIDLEELKEVLESYLVIETRDNGLIVPELSVEIIAGLDLSSLSQMLQPKQMEQFLRKFAENYKDFSLRLMECVPGDEAFKRLIHTLKGVSGNIGSKMVYEIAILIDESDNVELQSTMCGPLCEEVDRVIRSIENHFSSQQPILIQNNASIPEIGFAIESMIKRLEEKSFVDDDEIEACLSYMVSYSSTEILEKIREAVGKFEYESAVEHLKTIYGELHG; this comes from the coding sequence ATGAAATCGATGACTTCTATCCATTCTAATGCTCCATCCATCGATGAACATCATGCATTTTTGACTATTTTTGATAATATTAATTCCATTGTTGCTTTGATCGATGGAGAGGGACGGATGATACGTCTCAACCATTATGGGCAGAGTTTTGTAGGATATACCCAAGAAGAGGTCGCTTCTGTCCCCTATTTTTGGGAGCGATTTTTGCCTGTATCGATGCATGGCAAAGTAAAATCTATCATTGAAAATGCTCAAAAAGGGATAATCGTAGATCGATTTCAAAACTCTTGGATATCTCGTAGTGGAGAAGAACGGATTTTTGAGTGGTCCAATATGCTGGTTCAAAAAAGTGATGGATCAATGGAATATCTGGCGACCATAGGGATCGATATTACCGAGCAAGAGAAGCAAAAACTCGAAACACAACGGCAAAAAGAGGAGTTTGAAACTATCTTTAATATTTCGCGTGATGGAATAGCCGTTCTCGATCTACAAACCAATTTTTTGGAGTTCAATGACGCCTATTTGGAAATGACAGGATTTTCTCGTGAAGAGTTACGCACAAAATCATGTATTGAACTGAGTATGCCGGAAGATCATGATCGAGCAGTAACGGCATTAAATACAGTACTTGAAAAAGGGTCATTGGACTATTTTGAAAAGCGTTGCCGAGTAAAAGATGACAAAGTGATTACGATTAGTATGTCGTTGGCTTTGCTCCCTGATAAAAAACGGATTCTTATCAGTACAAAAAATATTACTGAACAAAATGCCAAAAATGAGCAAATAAAGTTGGATGCCATCAAGCTTGAAATAGCAGCCAAATCGGCAGAAATGGGTATATGGACGTGGAATTTTGCTTCAGATACCCTTGAATGGAACAAACAAATGTATTCCATTTATGGGATTGAAAGCCAAAGCCAAAATAATCCGTATGAAATGTGGCTAGGAGCCCTACACCCTGATGATCGAGCAAAAGCGCAGTCAGAGGTACAATATGCAGCAGCATTTGATGGAAAATTTGACACGGTATTTAGGATACTGAAACATAGCTCAAACGAAATTGCTTATATCAAAGCATCCGGTATTTGCCAGTTTGATAAACAGGGAAAAAAGATAGCTATGATTGGAACTAATATCGATATTACAGAACAAAAGCTGTACGAAGAAAAGTTAAATACTGCTATAAAAGCCTCTAGAGAAGCTAATAAAGCTAAAAGTGAGTTTCTCGCCAATATGAGTCATGAGATTCGTACACCGCTTAATGGGGTGATTGGATTAAATAATTTGATGCTTAATACGAATCTTACCTCCACTCAAAAAGAGTACATGACAAAAGCACAGCAATCGTCTAAAGCGCTTCTAAGTGTTATTAATGATATTCTCGATTACTCTAAAATTGAAGCGGGAAAACTCAATTTTGAGAATAGGAGTTTTTCGATTGAGGAGGTACTTCGAAGCTCTTCTGATTTGTTTGAATACTCTATTGCGCAAAAATCGTTGGAGTTTCATATCGATATTGATCCTAGCATCCCGCTAACGCTGGAGGGTGATCCCCTCCGTCTGGGGCAAATATTTAATAACCTTATCGGTAATGCGGTTAAGTTTACCGACCAAGGGGATATTATCGTGCGGGTAAAATCGCTCTCTAAAAGTACGAAAGAGATACTCTTGGAGTGTTCGGTATCTGATAGTGGTATCGGCATTAGTGAACAGGAGCAGTTACGATTATTTAGCCCATTTTCACAAAGTGATGCTTCCAATACACGAAAATATGGCGGTACAGGTTTAGGGCTGGCAATCTCCAAACAGCTTTCGGAGTTGATGGGTGGAAAGATTTGGCTTGAGAGCACCCCTGGTATTGGCTCAACGTTTTATTTTACGGTTAAATTGCGGATGCGTTATGGCTCAGAGGGGCGTCCACATCTCTCTTATTTAAACCATCTGCGCTTTTTGGTTGTTGATGATAATGAACTGGAGCGGGAACTAATCGGATCGATGCTTCAATCATGGGGTGCATTGGCGATAGTCTGTGCGAGCGGGAAAGAGGCTATTGAGCGGATGATGAGTGAAACATTTGACTATCTCATTATCGATTGGAAGATGCCGGAACTGGATGGACTTGATGTTATTAAAAAAGTTCAGCAGATGTCCAATGGTAGTTTTGTGAACATTATAATGGTTACTGCCCATGTTAAAGAAGAGTTGCACAAAGCAGCATTAGACAAACAGATTACCCTTGAAAAAGTTTTGTATAAGCCTGTTACCCCCTCGGTGCTTTTGGAATCTATTGGTGATTCGGGGAGATTGAAACCGGTTAAAGAGCCTATTCACCAAAGAGATTTTTTTGTCAAAGGGTCTGTGTTGGTGGTTGAAGATAATGAGATAAATCAACTTGTAATACGTGACTTATTAGAACTTTTTGGTGCAACCGTGGAAATTGCAGAGAATGGGCTTATAGGGATTCAAAAAGTTAAAGAGAATCAGTATGATCTTGTATTGATGGATTTGCAAATGCCGGTATTGGACGGCATTAGTGCTGCTCGAGGTATCCGAGAGTTTAACAAAACGGTTCCGATCATTGCTTTGAGCGCGGCAGTTATGGAACAGGATAAAAAATCGACAATAGAATCGGGAATGAACGGACATCTCTCTAAGCCGATTGATCTCGAAGAGCTAAAAGAGGTTTTGGAATCTTATTTGGTTATTGAAACAAGAGATAATGGCTTAATTGTTCCGGAACTATCCGTAGAAATCATTGCAGGGCTGGATTTAAGCTCTCTCTCCCAAATGCTTCAGCCTAAACAGATGGAACAGTTTTTACGAAAATTTGCAGAAAATTACAAAGATTTTTCGCTTCGCTTAATGGAGTGCGTTCCGGGTGATGAAGCGTTTAAACGCCTCATCCATACCCTTAAAGGGGTGAGTGGTAATATTGGCTCGAAAATGGTTTATGAGATTGCTATTTTAATAGATGAAAGCGATAATGTGGAGTTGCAATCTACGATGTGCGGTCCATTATGTGAGGAAGTGGATAGAGTAATAAGATCGATTGAAAACCATTTCAGCTCACAACAGCCGATATTGATCCAGAATAATGCAAGCATACCAGAGATTGGTTTTGCCATCGAGTCGATGATAAAACGGCTCGAAGAGAAATCTTTTGTGGATGATGATGAGATCGAGGCGTGTTTGTCTTATATGGTCTCTTATAGCTCTACGGAAATATTGGAAAAGATTCGAGAAGCAGTGGGGAAATTTGAGTACGAGAGTGCAGTAGAGCATTTAAAAACGATTTATGGAGAATTACATGGATAG
- a CDS encoding glycine zipper 2TM domain-containing protein — protein MKKLLIAMALTASASLFAQDSVGGIFGGVIGGIIGNQFGHGDGKVAATIIGASMGTLIGSNNERYISNGEYTNTNRVVYTTVQPAPIIYTQQRIVYANPRPVIYYSSYDRDDHRYEERRREHHDHWDRDRREHDEHERWDRR, from the coding sequence ATGAAAAAGCTTCTTATCGCAATGGCATTAACTGCTTCTGCATCACTTTTCGCACAAGATAGCGTTGGTGGGATTTTTGGAGGGGTAATCGGAGGGATTATAGGTAATCAATTCGGTCATGGAGACGGTAAAGTTGCAGCAACAATTATCGGTGCTTCCATGGGAACACTTATCGGTAGCAATAATGAGAGATACATATCTAATGGTGAATACACTAATACAAATCGTGTAGTCTATACAACAGTGCAACCTGCACCGATTATTTATACCCAACAACGTATCGTTTATGCTAATCCACGACCTGTTATCTATTATAGTTCATATGATCGTGACGATCATCGCTACGAGGAACGGCGTCGTGAACATCATGATCACTGGGACCGTGATCGTCGTGAACATGATGAACATGAACGATGGGATCGTCGGTAA
- a CDS encoding response regulator, whose translation MAKYNEFKNLSVLYAEDDLMLREITEKTLQLIVGKVFAVCDGAEAIEIYEKNPIDIVILDIHMGSVSGIDVAKSIRKTNEKVPIVIVSGSLATDDLLEACKLNLVEYIQKPIEFNALIKVLYCAVDRLQSQGLLVAKINDSLSYDFFAKAFIYPDGTKTILTKNEIHVIELLLSNRSQVIKYEMFSYDLEECMSDGALKNLILRLRKKMGDDSNLKNLAKVGYSLI comes from the coding sequence ATGGCAAAATACAACGAATTTAAAAACCTTTCTGTACTTTATGCTGAAGACGATCTAATGCTCCGTGAGATTACAGAGAAAACATTGCAGTTGATCGTTGGAAAAGTCTTTGCTGTTTGTGACGGTGCTGAAGCGATTGAGATTTATGAAAAAAATCCTATCGATATTGTCATCCTTGACATCCATATGGGATCTGTCAGTGGTATCGATGTTGCTAAAAGTATCCGCAAAACTAATGAAAAAGTCCCTATTGTTATTGTCTCTGGCTCTCTTGCAACCGATGACTTACTCGAAGCATGCAAGCTAAATCTTGTGGAATACATCCAAAAACCGATAGAGTTTAATGCTTTGATAAAAGTACTTTATTGTGCTGTCGATAGATTGCAGTCGCAAGGATTACTGGTGGCAAAAATAAATGACTCTCTATCGTATGATTTTTTTGCTAAAGCATTTATCTATCCAGATGGGACAAAGACAATATTGACTAAAAATGAGATACATGTCATAGAATTATTGTTGTCCAATCGATCACAAGTGATTAAATATGAGATGTTTTCGTATGATTTAGAGGAGTGTATGTCGGATGGGGCTCTCAAAAATTTAATTCTTCGCCTTAGAAAGAAGATGGGAGATGATAGTAATCTAAAAAATCTTGCCAAAGTAGGTTATTCATTAATCTAA
- a CDS encoding HD domain-containing phosphohydrolase has product MNLKETVNLLTVYSVGMRVLYVEDESLIRENTKILLQSIFNDVETATNGLEGLRLYQNNRFDIVITDILMPEMNGVMMIKSIKEIYAEQRFIVTSACEDSGFLLELINLGVAQFLLKPIQTEQFIKIMFELVSTIYNERKVMELTEQLKQEVLHQTTLLEQYKEIVDISTIVTKTDLNGKILYANDSFCDASGYSCDEIMSKGHNLIRHEEMPREFYKNLWNTIMDKRTWKGIIKNRKKNGDYYITDTTIKPILDEYGEIIDFISTSHDITELSDINNEIWQTQHEMLSLLGEVGETRSQETGNHVRRVAKYSRLLGELYGLDEEKIRLMYFAAPMHDIGKIGIPDAILLKPGKLDYDEYEIMKTHSMLGYDILKNSNRPLLQAAAIIAHEHHEKWDGSGYPNALAGEEIHIYGRIIALADVFDALSCERIYKKAWPMEQIIEFITQERGKHFDPNLVDMFLDNLDLFTSIAAEFKD; this is encoded by the coding sequence ATGAATTTGAAAGAAACGGTGAATCTTCTTACTGTTTATTCTGTGGGGATGCGTGTACTTTATGTAGAAGATGAGTCGCTTATCCGTGAAAATACAAAAATCTTACTCCAATCGATATTTAATGACGTAGAGACAGCTACTAATGGTCTTGAAGGATTACGTCTGTATCAAAACAATCGATTTGATATTGTCATTACCGATATTTTGATGCCTGAGATGAATGGTGTTATGATGATTAAAAGTATCAAAGAGATATACGCTGAACAACGTTTTATCGTTACATCCGCATGTGAAGATAGCGGATTCCTTTTAGAGCTTATCAATCTCGGTGTGGCTCAGTTTCTCCTAAAACCCATACAAACCGAGCAGTTTATAAAGATTATGTTTGAGTTGGTCTCTACTATTTATAATGAGCGAAAAGTGATGGAACTGACTGAGCAACTTAAACAAGAGGTGCTTCATCAAACCACTTTATTAGAACAATACAAAGAGATCGTCGATATCTCTACGATTGTGACAAAAACAGATTTAAATGGAAAAATTCTTTATGCAAACGACTCTTTCTGTGACGCTAGCGGTTATTCGTGCGATGAGATCATGTCCAAAGGGCATAATCTTATTCGTCATGAAGAGATGCCACGTGAATTTTATAAAAATCTATGGAATACGATTATGGACAAGCGAACGTGGAAAGGGATCATAAAAAATAGGAAAAAAAATGGGGATTACTATATTACCGATACAACGATTAAACCAATACTGGATGAATATGGAGAGATTATTGATTTTATCAGCACCAGTCACGATATAACTGAATTATCGGATATCAATAATGAGATATGGCAGACACAACATGAGATGCTTTCATTGCTAGGAGAAGTAGGTGAAACTCGGTCTCAAGAGACTGGAAATCATGTACGCCGTGTAGCTAAATATTCTAGATTACTGGGGGAATTGTATGGATTGGATGAGGAAAAAATACGGTTAATGTATTTTGCTGCACCGATGCATGATATCGGTAAAATCGGAATTCCGGATGCAATTTTACTCAAACCCGGTAAGCTGGACTACGACGAGTATGAGATTATGAAAACACACAGTATGCTAGGATATGATATTCTTAAAAATTCTAACCGTCCACTCTTACAAGCTGCTGCCATCATCGCGCATGAGCATCATGAAAAATGGGATGGCAGTGGGTATCCAAATGCCCTTGCGGGAGAAGAAATTCATATTTATGGACGGATAATCGCCCTTGCTGATGTATTTGATGCCCTGAGTTGTGAACGCATTTATAAAAAAGCGTGGCCAATGGAGCAAATCATCGAATTTATAACGCAAGAGAGGGGTAAACATTTTGATCCTAATCTGGTAGATATGTTTCTCGATAATCTTGATCTTTTTACATCAATAGCTGCTGAATTCAAGGACTGA
- a CDS encoding MASE3 domain-containing protein, whose amino-acid sequence MFKKLDFFETLTPFILVMVLLAIRLSEGYLLFHVLVELFAVIIGILISLITYYMYKFTQNKFLRFLGIGFFWTAILDLFHMLSYYGMNLYSDPISQNPSTTLWILARIFQIITLLAAPFVRFNTISPRMVFGLFAFAAIGAYTGAFMGLFPAMYIPEKGLSITKIALEYTIMFATLIAIMIYRSKREIFHPFMYQMICLSLLIGIVAEMCFTLYVDVYGVMNLLGHIFKFIAYWMIFKGVIVTALKEPFTLMAKASSTYDTIPVPVVVTDNEGTIRQINRATTQCASYTFNEFIGQDNHTLLHPPGVTKSECKICQAIDKGEYCTLELEFENKYKQYTISPIKTNDTVGGILQICIDMTAQRQAEKQSIKEGILLKTIVNSIPMRLFWKDKESVYMGCNNLFAQDAGFQDASEIIGKRDDELVWHNQAQLYRDDDQEVIQSGIAKVNFEEPQDSGEPETKWLRTSKVPLREVKNDAIVGVVGTYSDITEIRKTEQQLKENERFYKTIFSSVNKAIFIIENEKIIDCNERAGTLLEIDKESLIGSDLKNHYFDIKCTNQEFKDYFENTDCETHTKLICSLSLANKQLQKVVEIAIAPLGDINQKKFIVIMDDITKQIENDKMVRMHIKQAQMGEMISMIAHQWRQPLGIINAITSNMKVKMIMEETGDDTVFINNLNTIEEQSIYLSQTISEYRDFFRVDKPTERFRPSTLIHTMFRLTDHTLKNHSIETDIQIINDPLLVTYRNEILQVLIALLKNSLDAFEEKQTKNEKITIIVDTDETYCSISISDNAGGISDDIIEKIFLPNFTTKEKNIGTGLGLYMSKMIIQEHCNGVIEAISNAQITTFTIKLPYIKDQL is encoded by the coding sequence ATGTTTAAAAAACTTGATTTTTTTGAAACCCTCACTCCGTTTATTTTAGTAATGGTTCTATTAGCCATTCGATTGAGTGAGGGGTATCTTCTTTTTCATGTTCTCGTGGAATTATTTGCGGTCATTATCGGGATACTTATATCGCTTATAACCTATTATATGTACAAATTTACCCAAAATAAGTTTTTACGTTTTTTAGGAATCGGTTTTTTCTGGACAGCAATATTGGATTTATTCCATATGCTTAGTTACTATGGGATGAATCTTTATTCGGATCCTATTTCTCAAAATCCTTCGACGACTTTATGGATTTTAGCCCGAATATTTCAGATTATAACACTTCTGGCTGCCCCTTTCGTCCGTTTTAATACAATCTCGCCACGGATGGTATTCGGGCTATTCGCTTTTGCAGCAATCGGTGCTTATACAGGAGCGTTTATGGGATTATTCCCGGCAATGTATATTCCGGAAAAAGGGTTATCGATAACAAAAATCGCTCTCGAATATACCATTATGTTTGCTACGTTGATTGCTATAATGATTTATCGTTCTAAACGAGAAATTTTTCACCCATTTATGTACCAAATGATTTGCTTATCATTGCTGATCGGGATTGTTGCAGAGATGTGTTTTACCCTTTATGTAGATGTATACGGTGTTATGAATTTATTGGGGCATATTTTTAAATTTATTGCTTATTGGATGATTTTTAAGGGGGTAATCGTCACTGCACTCAAAGAGCCTTTTACTCTGATGGCAAAAGCGTCAAGTACGTATGATACGATTCCGGTTCCTGTAGTCGTTACCGATAATGAGGGGACTATACGTCAAATTAACCGTGCGACAACACAATGTGCCAGTTATACTTTCAATGAGTTTATCGGACAAGACAATCATACTCTTCTCCATCCACCAGGAGTTACTAAATCTGAATGCAAAATTTGTCAAGCAATAGATAAAGGGGAATATTGCACGTTAGAATTGGAATTTGAGAATAAATACAAACAATACACAATCAGTCCGATTAAAACAAATGATACAGTTGGTGGAATTCTTCAAATCTGTATTGATATGACGGCACAGCGTCAAGCAGAAAAACAGAGTATTAAAGAGGGGATACTATTAAAAACGATTGTTAATTCTATTCCGATGAGATTGTTTTGGAAAGATAAGGAATCGGTGTATATGGGGTGTAATAATTTATTTGCGCAAGATGCAGGATTTCAAGATGCATCTGAAATTATTGGAAAGCGCGATGATGAATTAGTTTGGCACAATCAAGCTCAATTGTACCGAGATGATGATCAAGAAGTCATTCAAAGCGGTATCGCAAAGGTCAATTTTGAAGAACCACAAGATAGTGGAGAACCGGAAACAAAGTGGTTGAGAACTTCAAAAGTCCCATTGAGAGAAGTAAAAAATGATGCTATTGTGGGTGTGGTTGGTACCTATAGTGATATTACAGAAATTCGTAAAACAGAGCAACAGCTTAAAGAGAATGAAAGATTTTATAAAACTATTTTTTCCTCGGTCAATAAAGCCATTTTTATTATCGAAAATGAAAAAATCATAGATTGTAATGAACGCGCAGGGACTCTTTTGGAGATAGACAAAGAGAGTCTAATAGGGAGTGATTTGAAAAATCACTATTTTGATATCAAGTGTACTAATCAGGAGTTTAAAGACTATTTTGAGAACACAGATTGTGAAACTCATACTAAGCTGATATGTTCATTATCTCTAGCTAATAAACAGCTTCAAAAAGTAGTTGAAATCGCTATTGCCCCTTTAGGAGATATAAACCAGAAGAAATTCATAGTGATTATGGATGATATTACTAAACAAATTGAAAATGATAAAATGGTTCGAATGCACATCAAACAAGCTCAAATGGGAGAGATGATTTCAATGATCGCTCATCAATGGCGTCAGCCTCTAGGAATTATCAATGCTATAACGTCGAATATGAAAGTGAAAATGATTATGGAGGAAACCGGTGATGATACGGTATTTATTAATAATTTAAATACCATAGAGGAACAAAGTATCTATTTGTCCCAAACGATTTCAGAGTACCGTGATTTTTTCAGAGTTGATAAACCGACGGAGCGTTTTCGACCTTCAACCCTTATTCATACAATGTTCCGATTAACTGACCATACTCTCAAAAATCATTCGATTGAAACCGATATCCAAATTATCAATGACCCTCTTTTGGTAACGTATCGAAATGAGATTCTTCAAGTTCTGATTGCTTTGCTCAAAAATTCGTTGGATGCATTTGAAGAAAAACAGACAAAAAATGAGAAGATAACTATCATTGTTGATACGGATGAAACGTACTGTTCTATCTCCATTTCGGATAATGCCGGTGGAATTTCCGATGATATTATAGAAAAAATATTCCTTCCAAATTTTACGACTAAGGAGAAAAATATTGGTACAGGATTGGGGCTTTATATGAGCAAAATGATTATTCAAGAGCATTGCAATGGAGTGATTGAGGCAATAAGCAATGCCCAAATAACAACGTTTACTATTAAACTACCCTACATAAAGGATCAACTATGA